A window of Populus trichocarpa isolate Nisqually-1 chromosome 17, P.trichocarpa_v4.1, whole genome shotgun sequence genomic DNA:
CCAGTTAAGTTGTTATCGCCGAGATCAAATATAACCAACGAAGAGAGATTACAAAAAGCATATGGCAGTGGACCGCTCAATTGATTTCTGTAAAGGTGGACATAGCGTAAATCTGATGCATGGAAGCCCAACGGCAAAGACCCAGACAGATTGTTTTCAGAAAGATCTAAATATTCAAGAGAATCGGAGTTGAAATATTCTATTGGAATGGTACCTTTAAAATGATTTCTGGACAAATCAATTGCCTGAGCAAAGCTGTTTCGTGAAGAGTTCCCAATTCTCCTTGGAAGCATGCCTGACAAAAGATTGTTACTGATATCAAACCACGAAAATGATGATGCAAGAGAAAAGGTACCAGATACTTGTCCTGCAAATTTGTTTCCATCGAGAAAGAGGTACGATAGGTTAGTCATGTTGAACACAGAGAGTGGTAATCGCCCTTTGAAATTGTTATTGGACAGCTTCAAAAACCACAACGAGGAGCCTACTGTTGGCAAATTATGCCCAAGCAGTTCACAAGACATGTGATTGTTGGAAAGATCCAAGTATCCGAGAGAGCTCATATTCCCAAAACAAGGAGGAATACAACCTGTGAGGCTGTTGTTAGCCATCACGAAGTTCTTCAAACGTGGAAAAATCAAACATATGTTTCTTGCAACTTGACCATGTATGTTGTTGCCAGACATATCTACTGTCTGAAGGTTGGGTGTTGGATGTTGTGGCAGCTGCAAAGGACCACCTATAAATGAGGTGTCTCTCAAATGTAGTTGATTTAACAATCTATTATTCTCAAACAGCCAAGATGGGAAAGGTTCTCCAACGAATTTGTTGTGGGATAGATCAACAAACACCAAATCATGTTGGCTACGCAGGAAGTTTGGAAATCCAGCTTTGAGTGGTTTTGAAGTACAGTTTGAAGCACTAAAGTAAAGAAGCTGGAACTTGGGAGCTGAAGGCTGAAAACTGGGTGCAGCTATTAGCTCATTGTTATCGCATGCAATGACCTTGAGGTTGGAGAGGTTCATAAATGAACCAAATGATATTGGAACTTGAAAGTAGTTATTTGAAACTTTGAGCTCTTCAAGCTGCGTAAGATGGGAAAGGTGACTAAGGGCAATATTTCCCTCCAATTGATTGCGAGATAAATCCAAGATTTGTAGAAATGATAGATTTCCCAAACAAGGAGGGAGTACGCCCTTTAGATTGTTTCGTGAGAGATATAGCTGTTCAAGATTCTTCAGTTCACACCAGCCTGCAGAATATATCAATATGTTCATGTTAAGGGAATAGGAATATATCAATTATGTAATTGCTAAGTGAGGTTTTAaagttttagttgaattttgtttcattAGCTAAGTCGGTTTTAGATTATATTTAAACAGTTTtgcttgcttgttttttttagagattaattatcttaaaaaactGTTATTTGGATTTCAATACTCTTATAATTGTTCATTAATTTGTAGAATTACCTTCAGCAGGTAGGGTGCTATTGAAGTCAACTCCACTCAAGGATAGGACTTTAAGAGTAGACAAGGGTCCAATGTTCCTAAGAAAGCTTGCTGGGATATTAGAAGAACCATCGAGGAACACTTCTTCAAGGCTAGATGAATTACACAACCCTGTGGAACAGATCAGATAAATCCATTAATTAATgaaagtgatatatatatatatatatatattccaaaaCTGTCACTGACCTTTCCTAAAGTGTTTAAATTTACTAAAACTTGCATGTAAGATCTTGAGGGATGGCAACGCTCCCAATGACTCTATCAAAATGCTTTCCTTGAAGTCAGTTGAATCCAGATACAAGGTTTATTCTAATTTCTTGCGTGCGTAATCCTCCTaccattattatatatatacttccCCACATGCATCATTACACGATTTATTCTATTGTTAACTAACTCTAACCGACTCTTAACAACTTCTAACACGTGTCCATGCATCTGCCAGCTACCCCTTAATCTGCACTAACAGTGACCATAACAATACCTTTAATCATCCTAATTgtcaaaaagtaatttttaatcattctaaTTTTGATACCAGTATATCCTGTCAGCTGATTGGCTGACAGATCCAAAGACTTGAGAGATGAAAATCCACTTAGACATGAAAAGATGCTATCGTTGCAATGATTCCAACTTAGGTCAATAATTTACCTTGAACGGGCAAGGTGCCATTGAGGTCACATTGGCCAACAGATAATACTTTAAGAGCAGGCAATGCTCCGATGTTCTGGAGAAAGTTTAATGGGAGAGAACTACCATCTAGATACAATTCTTCAAGGGTGCTCGAATTGAAGAAAGTtcctgtgaaaaaaaaaaaaaaagtatgatgaAAATAGTGGTGGTACATATATAGTAACCATTccattcaatattattaattaagattctaagaaaataaacacTGATTAACCAGTATGTATCCTTGAGAGAAAGGGTCTTGAGGGATGGTTGTATGCCTTAATTAAGAGTCCGTTTGTTTGCGTGGTTGCTTCTGCGTTTGAAGCAACCACAGCAAACATAATGTTTGATTACACAAAAAACGCAGTTTAATTTCAGTGGGTCCCATGCAATTTCACGTTTTGAACGTGAATTTTATAAAGCAGCTCATAGCTGCTTTTTGAAATTCTTTCTTGACGtgcacagtgcaattcacttgcactgtgcACGCAACCAGTGCAAGTGGCAAACAGTGCAATTCACGTGCACTGTTtgcgtgaacagtgcaagtgaattgcactgttcgggtgacttcttcttctttttttttttcttcagtatgtttagtttttgtattttttttttaaaaaaactagtttagagtgaattaaatttactcgcattgtcatgtaaacaatatttttttcctgaaaaattagtgtagagtgaattaaattcactcgcactgtaatatcaaattaattttattcctaataatattttatctaattttattgcacgctcaaaaaataatagaaactgtaattcttgtcgaatgaattttgtacgtaatggaattgtagatggtttaatggcataataaaaaatattttatataaagtattatttatttcatgaagtaataacaatagttaaatctacaacatttaaattaaaaaaccatcaattttaatatatatattttaaaattattttataactttaattttaaaagcatttttaaccaaacacattaaactactttttattcaacctcaatttcaaccacagttttaaccaaacacttattttttcaaaccaaccataattaaaagtactttttataaaacaacttttttcaaaccacaaccacaacagctaccgcaataccaaacacccTCTAAGTTGTTAAGAGGAGGATGATTCTGTTATTTCTTGCGTGCGTAATCCAACACGTGCATATATACTTCCCCACATGCATTACACGATTTATTATATTGTTAACTAACTCTACCCGACTCTTAACAACGTCTAACACGTGTCCATGCATCTGCCAGCTACCGTAATTAATATGCACTAACAGTGACCATAACAGCTGCAACAATACTCCCTCAGTACTTGTAACATcatcctaatatatatatatatatatatatatataatagattgGAAGCATGCATGGGTTTCTTACAATAATCGTCAACAAGTCATTTTTAATCATCCTAATTTTGATCTCTTCCGGTCTTAtcagaaaaacaatttatagaTATAAATCTTTAGAGATGGAAGTCCTCAATTTTCGTAAGAGAATGTAACTTACTATTGATACCAGTAGATCCTGTCAGGTGATTGAATGACAGATCTAAATGCTTGAGATATGAAAATCcacttaaaaatgaaaaaatgctGTCGTTGTATTGATTGTCACGCAGGTCAAGGTTCTCCAGATTTTTCAACCTTGATGACAAGACTTTGAGACCTGCATGATGTTTCTCAAAATTAAGCATAGTGGAAGGAAATAAACGCATAGAGGCTAAATCATATgacaaggagaaaagaaaatgtttcaaaGCTAAATAATTAAACGGTTACCATAGAAGCTACCTGATCCTGTCAGTACCTCAATGTCTGATAGGTCCAAAGACTTGAGAGCGGAAAGCCCATTGAAGCATGATAAAAATCCTTTATCATTATTAAATCGGTTCAGACTTAGGTCAAGTACTTCCAGTTTCCTCAGTTTTGATGATAGGACTTCGAAGCC
This region includes:
- the LOC112324777 gene encoding receptor-like protein 13; translation: MVVKKILWVWILVTLLTLVGEWYGRCYGCLEDERIGLLEIKALIDPNHLSLGDWVDSSNCCEWSRIECDNTTRRVIRLSLWAASDWRLGDWVLNASLFLPFKELHSLDLSANGLVGCSENEGFEVLSSKLRKLEVLDLSLNRFNNDKGFLSCFNGLSALKSLDLSDIEVLTGSGLKVLSSRLKNLENLDLRDNQYNDSIFSFLSGFSYLKHLDLSFNHLTGSTGINRTFFNSSTLEELYLDGSSLPLNFLQNIGALPALKVLSVGQCDLNGTLPVQGLCNSSSLEEVFLDGSSNIPASFLRNIGPLSTLKVLSLSGVDFNSTLPAEGWCELKNLEQLYLSRNNLKGVLPPCLGNLSFLQILDLSRNQLEGNIALSHLSHLTQLEELKVSNNYFQVPISFGSFMNLSNLKVIACDNNELIAAPSFQPSAPKFQLLYFSASNCTSKPLKAGFPNFLRSQHDLVFVDLSHNKFVGEPFPSWLFENNRLLNQLHLRDTSFIGGPLQLPQHPTPNLQTVDMSGNNIHGQVARNICLIFPRLKNFVMANNSLTGCIPPCFGNMSSLGYLDLSNNHMSCELLGHNLPTVGSSLWFLKLSNNNFKGRLPLSVFNMTNLSYLFLDGNKFAGQVSGTFSLASSFSWFDISNNLLSGMLPRRIGNSSRNSFAQAIDLSRNHFKGTIPIEYFNSDSLEYLDLSENNLSGSLPLGFHASDLRYVHLYRNQLSGPLPYAFCNLSSLVIFDLGDNNLTGPIPNWIDSLSELSIFVLKSNQFNGKLPQQLCLLRKLSILDLSENKFSGLLPSCLSNLNFTASDEKTSVKPVMMSRDAEKREEIFASIGFYLQEQTVWPEIDVKIVVELTAKKNFYTYEGDILRYMSAVDLSCNRFTGEIPTEWGNLSGIFALNLSQNNLTGLIPSSFSNLKYIESLDLSHNNLNGRIPAQLVELNFLAVFNVSYNNLSGRTPEMKYQFATFDESSYKGNPLLCGPPLQNSCDKTKSPSARLPNDSNGDDGLIDMDSFYASFGVFYIIVVLTIAALLCINPHWRRRWFYFIEECIDTCYCFLAINFRKLSRCRR